ATTCTTCGTCGCTAAAGTGGGTCTCAAATGCTTCATTAAATTGATCGATTTGAGTCAGTGCTTGCACAGCGTATAAGCGCTTGCCAACTTGACGGATATCGCAGGCATCGTCTTCCACATCATCAGTTTCGTCTTCAATTTCACCGACGATAACTTCGAGAATATCTTCAATCGTCACCAAGCCTGAAACGCCACCGTATTCATCGACCACAATTGCCATGTGGTATCGGTCGGCACGAAATTCTTTGAGCATCACATCAACACGTTTGCTTTCTGGAACAACAACGGCGGGCCGAAGAATATCTTCGAGGCTGAATTCCGTACCGGTGCGGTCGAAGGCAAAAGGCAACAAGTCTTTTGCTAACAAAATTCCTTCGATGTGATCTTTGTCTTCTGTGATTACAGGAAAGCGTGAGTGGGCAGACTCAAGCATGGTCGGCATGAATTCTTCGACTGTTTGACTTACGTCAATTGTAACCATTTGCGAGCGCGGGATCATGATGTCTCTGACCCTCAGGTCATCCACCTCAAGAACGCCTTCGATCATCTGTGCAATGTCTGTATCGAATAGGCCGTTGGTTTGCGCTTCTTTGATGACCTCAATGAGTTCATCTTGATTTTTGGGTTCTGCGTGAAAGAGTTGGCCTATCTTTTCAAACCAACTTTTGGGGGCAGAACCGTTACTAGAGTGAGGGTTGTCTTCGCTCATGAGTCCTTTGTCTAAACCTCGCATCAGCGTTCGCTGTATGGGTCTGGGATACCGAGATTGGCCAAAATAATACGCTCTTTGGATTCCATAATCTCTGCTTCTTCATCTTGTATATGATCATATCCGAGCAAATGCAAGATGCCGTGAGTCACCATGTGTGCCCAATGTTGTTCGTTGGACTTGTTTTGTTCTGTTGCTTCTTGCGCCACAATGGGGGCACAAATAACGAGGTCGCCCAATAACGGCAGATCAATTCCAGGTGGAGCCTCGAACGGAAATGACAACACGTTGGTGGGTTTATCTTTGCCTCGGTATGTGTTGTTGAGTGTTTGACTTTCTTCTTCGTCAACCACTCGAATCGTCAGTTCAGCTTCATCTCGGAGATCTTCTAGGGCCGCTAATGTCCATTGCTCAAATAAATTGAACGAGGGCAAGTTGTTGGCGTCAGAAGCTAATTGTAAGTCGAGCTCGATGCTCATGACGTGGACTCTTGATTGCGCTTTTGGGCTATTTTTTCGCGCGCCTCGTCACTTTCATGTTGTTCATACGCTTTGACGATACGTTGCACAACAGGATGACGCACAACATCTGCGGCTTGGAATAGGTTGAAACTAATACCGTCGACGTTATCCAGCACTTCAATCGCATGACGTAAACCTGAGCGCTGGTTGCGTGGTAAATCTACTTGTGTGATGTCACCGGTGATCACCGCTTTGGAGTTAAAGCCAATGCGAGTGAGGAACATCTTCATTTGTTCCACCGTGGTGTTCTGGCTTTCATCCAGAATGATAAAGGCATCATTTAACGTTCGGCCGCGCATATACGCCAGTGGAGCAACTTCAATGACGTTGCGCTCGATTAAGCGCTCGACCTTTTCGAACCCCATCATTTCGAACAATGCATCGTATAAAGGGCGTAGATACGGGTCGACCTTTTGGCTTAGGTCGCCAGGAAGAAAGCCGAGTTTTTCACCTGCTTCAACCGCTGGTCTGGTGAGTAAAATACGACGCACTTCTTGGCGCTCTAGCGAGTCGACTGCGGCTGCAACCGCCAAGTAAGTTTTACCCGTACCCGCAGGTCCAATACCGAATGTAATATCATTCTTGAGAATGTTTGCTACATACACGGCCTGGTTCGGGCCGCGCGGACGAATGACGCCACGCTTGGTTTTAATGAAGGTTTCTTTGCCTTGCCATGCGGTTTCTGCAACTTTTTCTTGTTGTTGTTCCAGCACACGACTCTCTTGAATTTCAAGGTGTATTTGGTCTGGCTCAATGTCTTTAATCTGCCCGCGCACTGGAGCCGTTTCTACATAAAGATCGAGCAGTATGTTGGCCGCGGCTTCAGCGGTGAGTTCGCTGCCGATGACGCGAAATAGGTTTCCGCGGTAGCTAATTTCAACGCCTAAGCGACGCTCAAGTTGCTTAATATTATCATCGAATGGGCCGCATAAGGCAGAGAGCCTGCGACCTTCTTCAGGCTCTAGTGTGACTTCAAGAGTGGTTAAATTTTGACTCAAAATTGATTCGCTTATCTCTTTAGAAATTAGTTAGGATCGAACATTACAACGCCATTTGCGTCTTCTTCGATCTGGCGTCGGGCCAAAATATCTGATGGGGCTGTATGAATACGCAAGCCCATCTCATCTTCACTGCGAATAAACTCGCCACGCAATGAGTTGGAAAATACATCGACGATTTTTACATCAACAAATTGACCGATGACACGATGGTCTCCTTCAAAGTTTACAACGCGATTGTTTTCAGTACGTCCGCGAAGTTCCATTGGATTCTTTTTAGAAGGGCCTTCTACTAGGATACGTTGTTCTGTTCCGAGCATGTTACGGGCAATCAGTTGGGATTGCTGATTAATGCGGTCTTGCAAAATTTGTAAGCGCAATTTCTTTTCATCTTCACTTACATCGTCAGGTAAGTCAGACGCCGGGGTTCCCGGGCGCGCGCTATAAATAAAGCTGAAACTCATGTCAAAATCTATGTCTTTAATGAGGTTCATTGTGGCTTCAAAATCTGCGTTGGTTTCACCTGGAAAACCGATGATGAAATCACTGCTCATTGCAAGATTCGGACGAACCTTCTTCAACCGGCGGATTTTGGATTTATATTCCAATGCAGTATGGCCGCGCTTCATTAAATTTAAAATACGGTCGGCACCTGACTGAACTGGCAAATGTAAATGATCCACAAGTTCTGGAACATCGGCATAGGCATCGATGATGTCGTCTGTAAATTCAACGGGGTGAGATGTGGTGTAGCGAATGCGGTCAATGCCGTCGATACTTGCCACTAAGCGCAATAAATCGGAGAAGTGACAAACGTCGTCATCATGTGTTTGCCCGCGGTAGGCATTAACGTTTTGACCCAGCAAGTTCACTTCACGTACACCTTGCTCTGCAAGTTGAGCGATTTCGTATAGCACATCGTCCAGAGGCCGGCTTACTTCTTCGCCGCGAGTGTAAGGTACAACGCAGAATGTACAATATTTAGAACAGCCTTCCATGATTGATACAAATGCGCTTGGGCCTTCTGCTCTTGGCTCGGGTAAACGATCAAACTTCTCAACTTCCGGAAATGATACGTCAACCACAGGGTCGCCAGATTTAGCGGCAGAAATCATTTCAGGTAAACGATGTAATGTTTGCGGGCCAAATATTACATCAACATACGGCGCGCGTTGGCGTAATGCTGAACCTTCTTGAGAGGCAACACAGCCGCCAACACCAATTACCAGCTCAGGGTTTCTCTTTTTAAGATCTTTCCAGCGTCCCAATTGATGAAACACCTTCTCTTGCGCTTTTTCGCGGATAGAGCAGGTATTGAGCAGTAGCACATCGGCTTCTTCAGGCTCCTCGGTGTATTCATAACCAGACGTTGAATTCAGCAGGTCTGCCATTTTAGATGAATCGTATTCGTTCATCTGGCAGCCCCAAGTTTTAATATGCAGTTTCTTGCTCATGAGTTCATTAACCTGGTACGTCTAGGTGCTCTAAAAATTCGGACGCGTATTTTAGCGCTATCGGGCTCCGGTGACCATAGCGAACTGCACAAAAAATAGCCGCTTTTGGATATTGTTTTCAGAACGTCATTTGAAGTGCTTTGATATTCATAATTAATTCGCTTAAAAATAGGTATGATAATCGTCATTGAGGCCTTTGAGGTTAATTTGAAATGCACATTGATATTGCGGTAGTGGGCGGTGGCATGGTCGGCTGTAGTGCCGCTTTGAAACTGGCGGATTTGGGACTGAAGGTGGTTGTTTTAGAACGGTCTGAACCTCAACTCGTATCTGTTGATGATGAGATGGGGTTGCGGGTTTCTGCACTCAATCTGGCATCGCAGAACTTACTCGTATCAGTGGGGGCATGGGCTGGTATTAACGCCGTTCGCCATTGCGTCTATCGGCGCTTGGCCGTGTGGGAAAAAGAGACCACCCAAGTGGTCTTTGATGCCGCAGAAATTGAACAGTCCCATTTGGGCCATATTGTAGAGAACGATGTGGTTCAATACTCACTTTGGCAACGTTGTCTTGAACATCCAAATGTTGAGTGCCGAATCATTCAAACTCTTGAATCGTTGGAGCAAACACAAAATTCAGCCACGTTGCTGGTCGATGGTGTGCCAGTTGAAGCTGGTTTGATCTTGGCGTGTGATGGGGGGCAATCTCGGTTGAGACAATTGGCCGGTATTGGCGTTGAGGGGTGGCAATATCAGCAACAAGCGCTGGTGGTTGCAATTGAAACTCACCAACCCAGTCAAGATATCACTTGGCAACAAATGACCCCCACTGGCCCTCGGGCATTTCTGCCATTGGCGCAAGGTAAGGCTTCACTGGTTTGGTATCACCACGCAGATGAAGTTAAACGCCTCAAGCAGCTGCCGGTGGCACATCTAAAATCTGCTATCAAAGGTGCTTTTCCAAATGAATTAGGCGAATTTGACATTGATTGTGTCGCCTCCTTTCCATTGACTCGTCAGCATGCTCAACGCTATGGCAAAGGCCGAGTTGTGCTGGTGGGGGACTCGGCGCATTTGATTAACCCGCTAGCAGGGCAGGGCGTGAACTTAGGGTTTAAAGATGTGGTGGCATTGCACCGGTGTATTTCCAAGGCTCTGGAGCAGCAAGATGATTGGAGCTCATCCAGTGTGTTACAACGTTATCAATCGGCTAGGCGTTTGGATAATGGTGTGATGATGACGGCTATGGATGCTCTATACGTTGGTTTTAGTAACCGCAACCCTCTGCTTGCATGGGCGCGTCAAAAGGGCTTAGAAGCGGTGCACCAAGTGCCGCTTGCTCGAAAGCTTGCCACACAATATGCTTGTGGAATTTAATGCTTTGAATGACAGGCATTAAAAAGCCCGACCAATGGCCGGGCTTCCTAATTTGGCTGGGATACCAGGATTTGAACCTGGGAATGGCGAGATCAAAACCCG
This genomic window from Echinimonas agarilytica contains:
- the corC gene encoding CNNM family magnesium/cobalt transport protein CorC (CorC(YbeX) belongs to the Cyclin M Mg2+ Exporter (CNNM) family, and was characterized as belonging to a set of three proteins, at least one of which must be present for CorA to function.) translates to MSEDNPHSSNGSAPKSWFEKIGQLFHAEPKNQDELIEVIKEAQTNGLFDTDIAQMIEGVLEVDDLRVRDIMIPRSQMVTIDVSQTVEEFMPTMLESAHSRFPVITEDKDHIEGILLAKDLLPFAFDRTGTEFSLEDILRPAVVVPESKRVDVMLKEFRADRYHMAIVVDEYGGVSGLVTIEDILEVIVGEIEDETDDVEDDACDIRQVGKRLYAVQALTQIDQFNEAFETHFSDEEFDTIGGMVVNAFGHMPERGESIKIDGFTFKVMATDTRRVSQLQVKVSKKTVEEAVTD
- the ybeY gene encoding rRNA maturation RNase YbeY is translated as MSIELDLQLASDANNLPSFNLFEQWTLAALEDLRDEAELTIRVVDEEESQTLNNTYRGKDKPTNVLSFPFEAPPGIDLPLLGDLVICAPIVAQEATEQNKSNEQHWAHMVTHGILHLLGYDHIQDEEAEIMESKERIILANLGIPDPYSER
- a CDS encoding PhoH family protein gives rise to the protein MSQNLTTLEVTLEPEEGRRLSALCGPFDDNIKQLERRLGVEISYRGNLFRVIGSELTAEAAANILLDLYVETAPVRGQIKDIEPDQIHLEIQESRVLEQQQEKVAETAWQGKETFIKTKRGVIRPRGPNQAVYVANILKNDITFGIGPAGTGKTYLAVAAAVDSLERQEVRRILLTRPAVEAGEKLGFLPGDLSQKVDPYLRPLYDALFEMMGFEKVERLIERNVIEVAPLAYMRGRTLNDAFIILDESQNTTVEQMKMFLTRIGFNSKAVITGDITQVDLPRNQRSGLRHAIEVLDNVDGISFNLFQAADVVRHPVVQRIVKAYEQHESDEAREKIAQKRNQESTS
- the miaB gene encoding tRNA (N6-isopentenyl adenosine(37)-C2)-methylthiotransferase MiaB, whose protein sequence is MSKKLHIKTWGCQMNEYDSSKMADLLNSTSGYEYTEEPEEADVLLLNTCSIREKAQEKVFHQLGRWKDLKKRNPELVIGVGGCVASQEGSALRQRAPYVDVIFGPQTLHRLPEMISAAKSGDPVVDVSFPEVEKFDRLPEPRAEGPSAFVSIMEGCSKYCTFCVVPYTRGEEVSRPLDDVLYEIAQLAEQGVREVNLLGQNVNAYRGQTHDDDVCHFSDLLRLVASIDGIDRIRYTTSHPVEFTDDIIDAYADVPELVDHLHLPVQSGADRILNLMKRGHTALEYKSKIRRLKKVRPNLAMSSDFIIGFPGETNADFEATMNLIKDIDFDMSFSFIYSARPGTPASDLPDDVSEDEKKLRLQILQDRINQQSQLIARNMLGTEQRILVEGPSKKNPMELRGRTENNRVVNFEGDHRVIGQFVDVKIVDVFSNSLRGEFIRSEDEMGLRIHTAPSDILARRQIEEDANGVVMFDPN
- a CDS encoding FAD-dependent oxidoreductase, translated to MHIDIAVVGGGMVGCSAALKLADLGLKVVVLERSEPQLVSVDDEMGLRVSALNLASQNLLVSVGAWAGINAVRHCVYRRLAVWEKETTQVVFDAAEIEQSHLGHIVENDVVQYSLWQRCLEHPNVECRIIQTLESLEQTQNSATLLVDGVPVEAGLILACDGGQSRLRQLAGIGVEGWQYQQQALVVAIETHQPSQDITWQQMTPTGPRAFLPLAQGKASLVWYHHADEVKRLKQLPVAHLKSAIKGAFPNELGEFDIDCVASFPLTRQHAQRYGKGRVVLVGDSAHLINPLAGQGVNLGFKDVVALHRCISKALEQQDDWSSSSVLQRYQSARRLDNGVMMTAMDALYVGFSNRNPLLAWARQKGLEAVHQVPLARKLATQYACGI